A genome region from Arthrobacter sp. SLBN-100 includes the following:
- the rpsQ gene encoding 30S ribosomal protein S17 yields the protein MSEKDQNVTETATAATAEQRGYRKTRRGYVVSDKMEKTIVVQVEDRVKHALYGKVIRRTSKVKAHDEENTAGIGDLVVIAETRPLSATKNWRLVEILEKAK from the coding sequence GTGAGTGAAAAGGACCAGAACGTGACCGAAACTGCTACCGCAGCCACGGCTGAGCAGCGCGGTTACCGCAAGACGCGTCGCGGCTACGTGGTCTCGGACAAGATGGAAAAGACCATCGTTGTCCAGGTTGAAGACCGCGTGAAGCACGCGCTGTACGGCAAGGTTATCCGCCGTACCTCCAAGGTCAAGGCCCACGACGAAGAGAACACCGCCGGCATCGGCGACCTCGTTGTCATCGCCGAGACCCGTCCGCTGTCCGCCACGAAGAACTGGCGGCTCGTGGAAATCCTCGAGAAGGCCAAGTAG
- the rpmC gene encoding 50S ribosomal protein L29 produces MAVGSKDLAPAQLDGFDNERLVEELRKAKEELFNLRFQSATGQLENHGRLRAVKKDIARIYTVLRERELGIRAEVAAPVVEAKEEKKSKKAATKKAEPAETVETEEDAK; encoded by the coding sequence ATGGCAGTAGGATCCAAGGATCTGGCTCCCGCACAGCTGGACGGTTTCGACAACGAGCGTCTCGTTGAAGAACTCCGCAAGGCCAAGGAAGAGCTGTTCAACCTGCGTTTCCAGTCCGCCACCGGACAGCTGGAGAACCACGGACGGCTGCGCGCGGTAAAGAAGGACATCGCCCGCATCTACACCGTTCTCCGTGAGCGCGAGCTGGGCATTCGTGCTGAGGTTGCCGCACCTGTTGTGGAAGCCAAAGAAGAGAAGAAGTCCAAGAAGGCTGCAACCAAGAAGGCCGAGCCGGCTGAAACGGTTGAGACCGAGGAGGATGCCAAGTGA